Proteins found in one Oscarella lobularis chromosome 16, ooOscLobu1.1, whole genome shotgun sequence genomic segment:
- the LOC136197049 gene encoding uncharacterized protein isoform X1 — protein MFDNVYHFNRIVFKGSWDIFIDAPQGGNPNPNRFFIHSLLEMHRSSTLLLNFVYVLEQTANWKFIISPKARVNLGHLRIDRAWTVSVGAGASFDVQGELSIQRHALLSLSSGPNSVFGDVFTLHRKGNLSLSDRLVTMNSKWTLDGHVNLSNSTTVVKGKLNWNRGFVKGRQSATVRLLRGCEIAGSLPKTLDGIAVEIAADKHSVQHGIIAEYFQSKKWQLGMHETKPLYDLHFPGTDSVGPYTKTLPPEFDLPSTKGEMIRFKPSFDSEPEMIKPVRSPGWSPSVLALSPSEVTEPFILSYAARLSTYLQIDRSGFYTFFFSMGRGLKIRLSLDGTFYYKSNVSLSFLDEVETSAIHIKAGLRLMRVDYISQDKELRKTHSATYR, from the coding sequence ATGTTCGACAACGTCTACCATTTTAACAGAATTGTTTTCAAAGGAAGTTGGGACATTTTCATCGACGCTCCTCAAGGCGGCAACCCGAATCCGAATCGttttttcattcattcgcTTCTAGAAATGCATCGCAGCAGCACGCTTCTTCTAAACTTTGTTTATGTGCTTGAACAAACGGCCAATTggaaatttattatttcaCCAAAGGCTCGAGTGAACTTGGGACACTTgcgaatcgatcgcgcgTGGACCGTAAGTGTTGGCGCGGGGGCTTCATTTGACGTTCAAGGCGAGCTCTCCATTCAACGACACGCGCTCCTAAGTCTTTCCTCCGGACCAAATTCGGTCTTTGGCGATGTTTTTACTTTGCATCGCAAAGGAAATTTATCTCTCAGCGATCGACTCGTGACTATGAATTCCAAGTGGACACTCGACGGGCACGTCAATTTGAGCAACTCTACGACGGTAGTCAAAGGAAAGTTGAATTGGAATCGCGGCTTCGTCAAAGGTCGCCAGTCGGCAACGGTGCGATTGCTAAGAGGATGCGAAATAGCAGGAAGTTTACCAAAGACGCTGGACGGCATTGCAGTAGAAATCGCAGCGGATAAACACTCCGTCCAACACGGTATCATTGCCGAATATTTTCAGTCAAAGAAATGGCAGTTAGGCATGCACGAAACGAAGCCGTTATACGATCTGCATTTTCCTGGCACTGATAGTGTAGGTCCTTACACCAAGACGTTGCCACCAGAGTTCGacttgccgtcgacgaaaggagAAATGATACGATTCAAGCCCTCCTTCGATAGCGAACCTGAAATGATCAAACCTGTCCGGTCGCCTGGGTGGTCGCCGTCGGTTCTGGCGCTTTCACCGTCGGAAGTCACGGAGCCGTTCATCCTTAGCTACGCGGCGCGTTTGTCGACTTACTTGCAAATAGATAGAAGTGGCTTCTAcaccttcttcttttcaatgGGGAGAGGGTTGAAGATTCGCCTTTCTCTCGACGGCACTTTCTACTACAAATCGAATGTCAGCCTCAGTTTTCTAGACGAGGTAGAGACGTCGGCTATTCATATAAAAGCCGGACTTCGACTCATGAGAGTCGACTACATTTCTCAAGACAAAGAGCTTCGGAAAACACATTCAGCTACTTATCGGTGA
- the LOC136197049 gene encoding uncharacterized protein isoform X2, whose amino-acid sequence MTLHRRWVNDGSIRLYAVSLRLGHANVSTRSENGTWAVHSYPATSEEYALGSWKNLLAQYDQDVWNGSFVVRIDVGYGLSSSKFSFFRFETYGYVNLYLNNSVEFADGLYMDRHGELSFIRRTFINLRSVAAIGNLVTGQAFVREGWNLTIGNATFYRRSTIDDDAIVTATNGQESTLDFYDELVADRRGVLSVVDATMNCHSDVVQSGAMIQIGNGRMSVDGRFSFEAGELAAANGTIWFRGGFDIVGHWDKVFTNVRIRIDAPTDGIPSTLQTGFSSYSFTLGGDGLIIGRESVIVDVCETRQFHVLDPVRWLPDPSLGVVTTFINSGLLVRRDRPGTAVIYGHYVGNEESIHTTAKSLVVFRSLPEGKTATWTNREGGS is encoded by the coding sequence ATGACCCTGCATCGTCGATGGGTGAACGACGGCTCGATTCGACTCTACGCTGTTTCGCTTCGTCTTGGTCACGCCAACGTGTCGACGAGATCGGAAAATGGCACCTGGGCAGTCCATTCGTATCCTGCGACGAGTGAAGAGTACGCGCTCGGCTCTTGGAAGAACCTCCTTGCCCAATACGATCAGGACGTGTGGAACGGGAGCTTTGtcgttcgaatcgacgtcggataCGGTCTCTCGTCTTCGaagttttccttttttcggTTCGAAACGTACGGTTACGTCAACCTTTATTTGAACAATTCAGTCGAGTTTGCCGACGGTTTGTATATGGATCGTCACGGCGAACTTTCGTTCATTCGTAGAACATTCATCAATCTGCGTTCTGTGGCCGCTATAGGAAATCTAGTTACCGGTCAAGCGTTCGTCCGCGAAGGTTGGAATCTGACAATTGGAAACGCGACGTTTTATCGTCGCTCgacaatcgacgacgatgcgatTGTAACGGCAACGAACGGGCAAGAATCGACGCTAGACTTCTACGACGAGCTCGTCGCGGATCGGCGAGGAGTCCtgagcgtcgtcgatgcgacgatGAACTGTCACTCGGACGTCGTGCAATCAGGAGCAATGATACAAATCGGCAACGGTCGCATGAGCGTCGACGGTCGTTTCTCATTCGAAGCGGGCGAgctcgcggcggcgaacggaACGATTTGGTTTCGCGGTGGTTTCGACATCGTCGGCCATTGGGACAAAGTGTTCACAAACGTTCGCATTCGTATCGACGCTCCGACAGACGGAATTCCGAGCACGCTGCAAACTGGCTTTTCCTCCTACTCCTTTACCTTAGGTGGCGACGGTTTGATAATCGGTCGGGAATCGGTTATTGTAGACGTTTGCGAGACGCGCCAATTTCATGTTCTCGATCCCGTTCGCTGGCTACCGGATCCGAGCCTTGGCGTCGTGACGACGTTCATTAATTCCGGTTTGCtcgttcgtcgcgatcgtccTGGCACGGCGGTAATCTACGGACACTACGTCGGAAACGAGGAGAGCATTCACACAACGGCGAAGAGCCTCGTCGTATTTCGCTCGTTACCCGAGGGAAAGACAGCGACTTGGACGAATCGCGAAGGCGGTAGTTAG